The Candidatus Schekmanbacteria bacterium DNA window CGCAATTGCCTGAAGGATTGTATTCCCTTTGCTCATGGTTACATAAATTTCGCTGCTACTTCCTTTCAGTTCACTTGTTGGCGGAGCGGAAAATTCAAGTTTGTGCTTTTCCGAAAGTTTTTTCAGCGCTTCAATTATCTGGTTTGCATCTTCAGGGGTGTAGGCTTTTAAAGATTGCTTTCTTGTGACAACCTTTGTTTTGATATCAACGTGTTTGGTTGTATCTATGAGGATGAAAGAAGTCTTAAAACGGGAAAGAGTCTCTTCAGTCTCGCTGTCTATCCTGGATGAAAATTCTCCTGATACGCCCCCTCCTATCAATGATGTTAATGAAGGTTTAAGAGAGGGCTTGAAATAAAAGAATGCCGCTGCTGCTACAGCTAAAATGAGAATTACAAGAAATGCTTTTGAGCTCGAAGCAGATCTCGGCTTTCCCTCTTTTTGCTTCTTAGATGCCATCAGCTTTACTATTTCTGTGTTTCAAATATCCTGTAACCTTTTATAAGGTCAATAGCTCTCTGAAGCTGATAATCATTAGCCGGATCTATTTCCCTAATAAGGTGAGGCACTTTCTTTTCAGAATCAGGCTGAGACTCATCCCCTTCCGGCTGCGGCGCGGTTACTTCATCTTTCTCATTTTTCATAACAGGAACCTGCTCTGTTTCGCTCTGCGGAGTTTCCTTGTTCAGGATATGTTTATCCAAATCCTTTTCCCTGAATATAGGAAGAGTCTTTGTTTTCGAATTGAGATCTATCTGTTTTACATCTATGTCCGGCTCAATCCCTGTTTCCTGAATAAGCCTTCCATTGGGCGTATAATAAAGAGCTGTTGTAAGCCTTAACGCTGAGCCGTCTTTAAGCGGGATTACGGTCTGCACCGAGCCTTTGCCAAATGTCCTTGTTCCCATTATGACCCCGCGTTTCCAATCCTGCAATGCTCCTGCTACTATTTCAGAGGCACTGGCGCTCCCGCTGTTAACAAGGATGACCATGGGAAGCTCAGGAAAATATGGATCTGATTTTGATTCAAACTTCAGGCTCTTTGTGCCGTCCCTTTCCACTGTATAAACGATAAGCCTTTTCTTAGGGAGGAATCTCTCCGCAACTTCAGAAGCCATATTGAGAAGCCCGCCGGGGTTATTCCTGAGGTCAAGGATAATCCCCTGAATATGCTCTTTCTCAAGTGCTTTTAGCGCGTTGTCGAGCTCATTAGATGTATCCTCCTGAAACTGGCTTATCCTTATGTAGCCTACAGAGTTGAACACTTTTTGTTTAACGCTCTTTATTTTTATTATGTCCCTTACAATGTGGTAGTCTTTAAGTTCTTTAAATCCTTCCCTCATAATGGTGAGAACAACTTCAGTCCCCTTGGCACCGCGCATCATCATTACTGCATCATTAAGGGTCATGCCGCGGGTGTTCTTCCCGTCAATCTTTATTATCTTGTCCAGTTCCTTGATACCTGCAATCGCTGCCGGAGTATCATCCAATGGCGCAATCACGGTAAGCTGTTCATCAACTATGGATATCTGGATCCCAACTCCTCCGAACTGTCCTTTTGTTTCAATCTGCATCTCCTTGAACATGTCAGGAGTCATAAAACTTGAATGGGGGTCAAGGGATTCAACCATTCCTTTGATGGCGCTATACACAAGGTCCTTTGTCCCAACCTTGTCCGCACTGACATACTGTTGTTTGATTATCGTGAATGCCTGACTGAAGACAGATAGGTTATCGTACGACGAATCATCCTTTTTGCCGTCTACTGCTGAATTCAGCAGAAAACCTGCAGTCAGTACAATTACGACTAAAATAACTGCCGTAAGGCTTCTTCTAAAACGCATTGAGCTCTCCTTGGTTTTCATCCGCAAATCTCACATTTGCAATGATAAATTAAATGATAAATTAGTTTATTCTTAATTACTCCAATTTGTAACAGATATCAACAAAACTGCACTAAGGATGCAGCCATTCAATCGGATTCTGCGGCTCCCCCCTGTGATTAATCTCGAAATATAGTTTACCGGAGCCCCCTGTGTCCAGATTAATTTTTCCAAGAATCTTTCCTGTAAAAATATTCTGTCCTTCTTTTACAAAAATATTGCCATTAAATCCATAAACAGAATAATAGCCATCTCCATGATCCACTATAACAAGATTCCCATATTCCTTAAATGGCCCTGCAAAAGATATCTTCCCGCCGAATATGGACTGAACCACATCGCCCTTTGAAACAGATATCATGATGCCCCGTAAAGCCGGGCTGTTCCCGCCGCTTATTATCCGTTTTGCCGGCAGCTCGCCTTTAACGGGCCATCCCAGAAGTTTACGATTATCAGGAAAAAGCTCGTTAACTTTAGAATCATTTGCAGTTGCCTGAACATTCTCCTCACTTCTCATATCAACTTCCTGAACAAGCGTGCCAAGTTCCGAGACCTGCTTTTTCAGACCCGCTATCTTTTTACCTGAAAGATACTCCTGGCTTCTCAGCATAGTGATTAGTTTATTCTTCTCCCGCTTTTTGTCAGCAAGCTCTTTCCCGAGTGCTGTCTCTTTGTCATAAACTTCCTTTGTCTTTGCCAGAGAAAGAGTAAGGGAATTTTGCAGCTTGTTTAAAGACATAACCTGCTCGTTGACCCTGTTGAAGTCCTTAAGCTCCCTTGATGAAATTATTTTCACTGTCATGACGTTATTGACAAAATTGAGATAGCCTTTTGAATTGTAGATGACTTTGAGAGGGTAATCTTTCCCTCTCATGTAAACAAACTTCACCCTGTTAGAAATGTAATCTTTCAATTCCCGGACATTCGATTCTTCTTTTTGCAGGTTATCGCTGAGCTCTCTATTCATAGATGTAAGCTTCACATATTCTGTCTTGTACTTTGCAAGCTCTTTTTCTTTTTTCCTGAGAAGTGTCGTGATGTTTTTGATTTCTCCTTCCAGCCCACTCCTTTTTTTAGACAGCGACTGAAGCTTTGTTTCTTCGTCAGCAAGTTCTTTTTTTATTTCTTCAGGGTTTTTGGGGGTCTCTGTTTTCTTTTCAGCGGCAAAAGCATAAACAGGAAACAAAAAAAACAGGACAATGACAGCAGTTATTTTAAGCCTTGATTTTAAGAGTCTCATTTCCTCAGAAACTTCGCTGTAGATATGCCTCCTCCGCAGATTCCCAGCAATATGCCTCCTCCTAATATGAAAAATATCGAGAGGGGGTCAAGGAATTCAAATCTCATCCCGGAGAATATTAATGAGAACGCACCTTCAAGATTGTTCTTCAGGAATGAATAAACAGCATAGAGTATCCCGACTGAAAGGAGTGAACCTCCTAAACCCTGCCATATCCCTTCAAATATGAAGGGCCCCTTTATAAACCAGTTGGTGGCACCTATGAGTTTCATTATCTCTATCTGCGTTGAACGGGAATGGATGGTAATCTTCACTGTGTTATAAATGATAAAGACAACGCCTACTCCTATGAGGAGCATGATTATCCCGGCAACCAGTTTTATGAAGGAAAGGAAGCCGAAAAACCTGTTAATCCAGTCACCGGTGATATTCACATCTTCGATGCCGTCGATGCGGGAAAGCCCAGCCACAAAACGCTCCATGCTCTGCACATCCCTGGTGTTCTTTTTTAATTTTATCTCAATCGAAGACGGAAGCGGGTTAGATCCAGCAAAATCAATGAGCTTGTTATAATCAGGCATTTCTTTCCTGAATTTTGCCAGTGCTTCATCGGATGAAACGAATTTTAAGGATTCAATAACAGAGTCCTCTTTAAGGCGCAGCTCTATCTTCTTGTAAACATCATCACCCGGCTTGATATCAGGCTTTAGATAGACAGTCACATCAATGTCTGCATATATTGAATCTACGACCCTGTTGAGGTTAAAAGCAAAAAGCAGGACGATTCCGAAGATAAAGCAGGCAAGGGATATTATCACTACAACCGACAGGTGGAGATATGGATGGTTTTTAAAATCCCTGACAGACTGGGAAAGGAAAAATCCTGCGCTACTGAACATCAGACTCCCTCCCCGTTGAATCTTCCCTTATCTTCCCATTGTCAATATGCAGTGTCCTCTTTCCGAGTTCCCGAACCATCGCCACATTATGTGTTGCGACGATAACAGTGCTCCCCTTTGCGTTTACCTGGTTGAATATATCTATTATCCTTGCTGCGTTCTCAGGGTCAAGGTTTCCAGACGGTTCATCTGCAAGTAGAAGAGCCGGGCTGTTCACTATGGCACGGGCGATGCAGACACGCTGCTGCTCGCCGCCTGAAAGGTTTTCCGGAACATCCCTGTATCTTTTTTCAAGTCCCACCATGCGGAGCACTTCCATGACCCTGCCGTTTATCTCTGAGTGTTTCCTGCCCAGAATCCTAAGTGCAAATGCAACATTATCAAAAACATTGCTGTCGCGCAGGAGCTTGAAATCCTGGAACACAACGCCTATGTTGCGCCGGAAATAGGGGATGCTTCTTTTCTTGAGGCGGGAAGTGTTCTTTCCAAATATCACGACCTGTCCGTCTGAAAGAGTTTCAGCCATGTAGAGAAGTTTTAAAAGAGTGGTCTTGCCTGCACCGCTGGGACCGGTCAAAAAGACAAACTCGCCTTTCTTCACACTGAGGCTTATATCCCTCAATGCCCAAAGCCCACCGTCATATACTTTGTTTACATGGAAAAGCTGGATCATATTGATTTTTTTATAAATTAGTAATACCCTCTTTGCAAGCACAAAACTCTATCTAAACTTAAATGCCATGTATTTCAGAAATATATATATCAGGGGATTAAAGCCCGTAAAATTAAAGGTTGCCGACAAATTTAAAAAACCGTCAGCAAAAGATAACCTTAAAATATGGCCCAAAAGCTACAAGCGCTTTTCTGTGAGCAGCAATGAAGAGGAAAATTTTAAGGTTGAACCGCAGAAACACAATTACAAACTTCTATTGATTTCAATCGGGATTCTCCTGCTTCTCTGGTTTGTATTCATTAGGCCCATTGAAAAGATAAAGACACCACATAGTACGCCGGACAAATCAATTGCAGTGCAACTTTCTGATAACAGCGCAGCAGAAAAACCGGATGGAGAAGAGTCGCACTGAGACTCCCGTCAATCACCGTCGGTTGAAAGATAGACACCTTTCCCGTCCCTGATTACCAGAAAAATAAAGGCATTGCTTGGAGATAATTCCTTTAGAACCCTGCTGAATTCCTTGCTGTCTTTAACCCGCAGTGTGTTTATTTCAAGGATAACATCCCCTTCCATAACCCGCGCCTTGTAACCTATTCCGCCATCTCCGACAGATTCAACAATGACTCCGGGTTCATTGACCTTGAATTGCTTGGCGAGCAAAGGGTTAAGGTCCGAAACGACAATCCCCATCCTGTCCTCGAAATTCCCTGAAGACCTTATTAAGAAATTCCTTGATAGCTCTACCGGCGTGATCTGCATGTTAATTGTCTTACCTTCCCGGAAAACAGTGAGCGGGTATGGTTTTCCCGGAGATGATTTCTCTATGAGGGAATAAAGGTCTCTGCATGAGCTTACAATATTGCCTCCATAGTTTACTATGATATCACCGGTTTTTATCCCCGCCCGTTCTGCTGATGTGCCTACTGCAACGTCTCCCACCAAAGCACCCATCTCATCGCTCACGCCAAAGCTTTTAGCAATCAGCTTATCAACAGGCTGGATTCTCACACCGATCCAGGAGCGTTCCAATCTGCTGTTTGAAGCCATTTCCGCTACGGACTGTTTTATGCTGTTAATCGGTATGGCAAATCCTATCCCTGTGCCATTGGCGATAATCGCAGAGTTTATCCCGACGACTTCGCCGTTGATATTGAGGAGCGGCCCTCCGCTGTTCCCCTGATTTATAGGAGCATCTGTCTGAATGAAAGAGTTGGTAGTCCCCATGCCGAGCAGTCTTCCTTTTGCACTAACTATGCCGGCAGTGACCGTATGCCCAAGCCCGAAGGGATTGCCGATGGCAACTACCCATTCCCCAACTTCTGCCTTGTCTGAATTTCCAAGAGTCACGAATGGAAGATCTTTCCCGGAATAGATCTTAAGAAGCGCCACATCCTTGTCAGGGTCTCTTCCGATTATCTTCGCCTCAAACTCGCGCGTGTCGGACAAGGTGACATTTATCCTTGTAGAACTCTGAATGACATGGTTGTTGGTAAGAATGTAGCCGCTCTTGTTTATTATAAAACCTGAACCAAGGCTGATTCGCTGGTAATATTTTGAATTTTTCTTCCCGTTGAAATTATTAAAGAGGTCTCCGTACGGCACCCCCTTTTCTCTTTTCTCGTACTCCCAGTGATGGACGTCATCCTCTTCCTTTGCCGTTGAATAGGTGTTGATATTCACCACCGCACTGTCAATGGCATTTACCAGAGGAACAAAAGTAAGCGGACGGGAGGAGCTGTCAGTCTCTATAATGGGATTAGGGTTTTTAACCTCTGTCCATATCCTCTCAGATATATTGCGGTTAAGATCCGACATGCGTCCCACAGTGACTGCAATAAATATAAGAAATACTAAAACTATTGCAGAGACATGATCTCTTTTTGAAGTTCCGTTCATGTTATTTATTTTTATTCTTTCATTTTTCTTCTTTTATTTTTCATCCCTCATCGAGCAGAAAACTCCGCACATGGTACATACGTCGGGAGCCGCGGGTTTTGACGATTCCCTTATGGCAGCAGCCTTTTCAGGATTGATTGAAAGGCTTATCTGCTTCTTCCAGTCAAGATTTCTTCTCGCCCTGGCCATTTCAATATCCCTTTCCATGGCGCCCTTCTTCCCCTTTGCCACATCGGCGGCATGTGCGGCAATCCTTGCGACTATCACGGCTTCCTTCACATCATCAACCGTTGGAAGCCTTAAATGCTCGGACGGAGTCACATAACAGAGAAAATCCGCACCATAACTTCCTGCAAGTGCACCTCCTATGGCTGACGTAATGTGATCATAGCCAGGAGCAATATCGGTAACAAGAGGACCTAATACATAAAACGGCGCTCCTTTGCAAAGCTTTTTCTCCAAAAGTATATTGGTCTCAATCTGGTTAATTGGGACATGTCCGGGACCTTCTATCATAACCTGCACACCTACATTCCATGCAGACTGCGCAAGCTCACCCAGATGGATAAGCTCCTGCACCTGCGCCCTGTCAGTGGCATCGCTAAGACATCCCGGCCTTAAACCATCACCAAGGCTTATCGTTACATCATACTCCTTAAGGATCTCGAGGAGCCGTCCATAGTCCTCATAGTAAGGATTCTCTTTTTCATTATGCCTCATCCATTTTGAAAGTATGGAACCGCCGCGGCTCACTATGCCGGTAATGCGTCCCTCTTTATCAAGGGCATCAAGAGCTCTTAATGTCACACCGCAATGGACTGTTACGAAATCAACCCCTTCTTTAAGATGGTCTTCAACAGCCTTGAAAAAATCATCTTTCTTTATATCCTTTATGGACTTTCCATTTTCAAATGCATCAACTGCCGTCATATATATTGGCACAGTGCCTACCATAACATTGCTTGCTTTAATCACCCTGCGCAAGGTCTCTGCTAAGTTGCCGCCTGTGCTTAAATCCATTACTGCATCTGCTCCGGCTTTTACCGCAACTTCAACTTTTTTTATTTCCTCATCAATGTCGTGCATCTCAGGGGAAGTCCCGATATTGGCATTCACTTTTGTGAATAGCCCTTCACCTATGCCGCGCGGCTCTATCCCCCGCTTTCGTCGATTATTAAATGGAATCGCCACTTTCCCTTCTGCTATTTTTTTAGCAAG harbors:
- the thiC gene encoding phosphomethylpyrimidine synthase ThiC: MKTLIEKARSGELTPEMERVSAYEGIDCEELAKKIAEGKVAIPFNNRRKRGIEPRGIGEGLFTKVNANIGTSPEMHDIDEEIKKVEVAVKAGADAVMDLSTGGNLAETLRRVIKASNVMVGTVPIYMTAVDAFENGKSIKDIKKDDFFKAVEDHLKEGVDFVTVHCGVTLRALDALDKEGRITGIVSRGGSILSKWMRHNEKENPYYEDYGRLLEILKEYDVTISLGDGLRPGCLSDATDRAQVQELIHLGELAQSAWNVGVQVMIEGPGHVPINQIETNILLEKKLCKGAPFYVLGPLVTDIAPGYDHITSAIGGALAGSYGADFLCYVTPSEHLRLPTVDDVKEAVIVARIAAHAADVAKGKKGAMERDIEMARARRNLDWKKQISLSINPEKAAAIRESSKPAAPDVCTMCGVFCSMRDEK
- a CDS encoding Do family serine endopeptidase, which produces MNGTSKRDHVSAIVLVFLIFIAVTVGRMSDLNRNISERIWTEVKNPNPIIETDSSSRPLTFVPLVNAIDSAVVNINTYSTAKEEDDVHHWEYEKREKGVPYGDLFNNFNGKKNSKYYQRISLGSGFIINKSGYILTNNHVIQSSTRINVTLSDTREFEAKIIGRDPDKDVALLKIYSGKDLPFVTLGNSDKAEVGEWVVAIGNPFGLGHTVTAGIVSAKGRLLGMGTTNSFIQTDAPINQGNSGGPLLNINGEVVGINSAIIANGTGIGFAIPINSIKQSVAEMASNSRLERSWIGVRIQPVDKLIAKSFGVSDEMGALVGDVAVGTSAERAGIKTGDIIVNYGGNIVSSCRDLYSLIEKSSPGKPYPLTVFREGKTINMQITPVELSRNFLIRSSGNFEDRMGIVVSDLNPLLAKQFKVNEPGVIVESVGDGGIGYKARVMEGDVILEINTLRVKDSKEFSRVLKELSPSNAFIFLVIRDGKGVYLSTDGD
- a CDS encoding ABC transporter permease; the protein is MFSSAGFFLSQSVRDFKNHPYLHLSVVVIISLACFIFGIVLLFAFNLNRVVDSIYADIDVTVYLKPDIKPGDDVYKKIELRLKEDSVIESLKFVSSDEALAKFRKEMPDYNKLIDFAGSNPLPSSIEIKLKKNTRDVQSMERFVAGLSRIDGIEDVNITGDWINRFFGFLSFIKLVAGIIMLLIGVGVVFIIYNTVKITIHSRSTQIEIMKLIGATNWFIKGPFIFEGIWQGLGGSLLSVGILYAVYSFLKNNLEGAFSLIFSGMRFEFLDPLSIFFILGGGILLGICGGGISTAKFLRK
- a CDS encoding S41 family peptidase, coding for MKTKESSMRFRRSLTAVILVVIVLTAGFLLNSAVDGKKDDSSYDNLSVFSQAFTIIKQQYVSADKVGTKDLVYSAIKGMVESLDPHSSFMTPDMFKEMQIETKGQFGGVGIQISIVDEQLTVIAPLDDTPAAIAGIKELDKIIKIDGKNTRGMTLNDAVMMMRGAKGTEVVLTIMREGFKELKDYHIVRDIIKIKSVKQKVFNSVGYIRISQFQEDTSNELDNALKALEKEHIQGIILDLRNNPGGLLNMASEVAERFLPKKRLIVYTVERDGTKSLKFESKSDPYFPELPMVILVNSGSASASEIVAGALQDWKRGVIMGTRTFGKGSVQTVIPLKDGSALRLTTALYYTPNGRLIQETGIEPDIDVKQIDLNSKTKTLPIFREKDLDKHILNKETPQSETEQVPVMKNEKDEVTAPQPEGDESQPDSEKKVPHLIREIDPANDYQLQRAIDLIKGYRIFETQK
- a CDS encoding peptidoglycan DD-metalloendopeptidase family protein produces the protein MRLLKSRLKITAVIVLFFLFPVYAFAAEKKTETPKNPEEIKKELADEETKLQSLSKKRSGLEGEIKNITTLLRKKEKELAKYKTEYVKLTSMNRELSDNLQKEESNVRELKDYISNRVKFVYMRGKDYPLKVIYNSKGYLNFVNNVMTVKIISSRELKDFNRVNEQVMSLNKLQNSLTLSLAKTKEVYDKETALGKELADKKREKNKLITMLRSQEYLSGKKIAGLKKQVSELGTLVQEVDMRSEENVQATANDSKVNELFPDNRKLLGWPVKGELPAKRIISGGNSPALRGIMISVSKGDVVQSIFGGKISFAGPFKEYGNLVIVDHGDGYYSVYGFNGNIFVKEGQNIFTGKILGKINLDTGGSGKLYFEINHRGEPQNPIEWLHP
- the ftsE gene encoding cell division ATP-binding protein FtsE; its protein translation is MIQLFHVNKVYDGGLWALRDISLSVKKGEFVFLTGPSGAGKTTLLKLLYMAETLSDGQVVIFGKNTSRLKKRSIPYFRRNIGVVFQDFKLLRDSNVFDNVAFALRILGRKHSEINGRVMEVLRMVGLEKRYRDVPENLSGGEQQRVCIARAIVNSPALLLADEPSGNLDPENAARIIDIFNQVNAKGSTVIVATHNVAMVRELGKRTLHIDNGKIREDSTGRESDVQ